One Ostrea edulis chromosome 2, xbOstEdul1.1, whole genome shotgun sequence genomic region harbors:
- the LOC130051522 gene encoding uncharacterized protein LOC130051522 yields the protein MENQQSFFNFLRMPPEMFDELLNRVGPRIQKKNTTFRKALEPVLLALVDADYKFLWVDVGGYGSMSDAQIFNASELKECLEDRSIGFPEPDAMPNDVQDMPYFILGDDAFGLRTYLMKPYSIRGMTKEQAITNYRISRGRRVVENAFGILAQRWQILLSTMMQGPDTVGVVCTT from the exons ATGGAGAATCAACAGTCCTTCTTCAACTTTTTGAGGATGCCTCCAGAGATGTTTGATGAATTATTGAATAGAGTTGGACCCCGAATTCAGAAGAAGAATACCACATTCAGAAAAGCTCTAGAACCCG TTCTTCTTGCCTTGGTTGATGCAGACTACAAGTTCCTATGGGTAGATGTAGGTGGTTATGGTTCCATGTCGGATGCCCAGATATTCAACGCTTCTGAATTAAAAGAATGCTTGGAAGATAGAAGTATTGGATTTCCAGAACCAGATGCAATGCCTAACGATGTCCAGGACATGCCTTATTTCATTTTGGGTGATGACGCTTTTGGACTTAGAACCTATTTGATGAAGCCCTATTCCATACGAGGTATGACAAAAGAACAAGCCATTACTAATTACAGAATTTCAAGGGGGAGACGTGTTGTGGAGAACGCGTTTGGGATATTAGCACAGAGATGGCAAATTTTATTATCGACAATGATGCAAGGCCCAGATACCGTTGGTGTTGTCTGCACAACTTGA